In Prochlorococcus marinus XMU1404, the sequence CTTCACAAATAGTATGAATATTTGATTTTTTGATGAGTGCTTGTATTTTTTCAAACTCAGAAGCTTTACTAATAGGAAATTTTATCCAGGAGGGAAGTCTTAAGATTGTTTCTTTCTTGATTAGATTATTGTTTCTCATTGTCTAATTTAGTTTTGTTCTTCCTTCTAAGGCTCTGGCAAGGGTAACTTCATCCACATATTCAAGTTCACTGCCCATTGGGAGGCCATATGCAATTCTCGTAACTTTTGTAAAAGGTGCTAACAATTTTCCAATATAAAGACTTGTTGTATCTCCCTCAACACTGGGAGTTAATGCCAATATAATTTCATCTATTTCAGACTTACTAACTCGTTCTACTAAGCTCCTTATTTCTAAGAGTTCAGGGCCAACAGAATCCATTGGAGATATTAAACCACCAATAACATGGTAGACACCTTTAAATTCTCGAGCACG encodes:
- the recR gene encoding recombination mediator RecR, yielding MITYTKPLSKLIGHFEKFPGIGPRTAQRLALFILKQPESTIRDFSKALLEAHSNVGRCKKCFNLTSEDECEICRNTERNQKLICVVAETKDLLALERAREFKGVYHVIGGLISPMDSVGPELLEIRSLVERVSKSEIDEIILALTPSVEGDTTSLYIGKLLAPFTKVTRIAYGLPMGSELEYVDEVTLARALEGRTKLN